In Novipirellula caenicola, one genomic interval encodes:
- a CDS encoding prolipoprotein diacylglyceryl transferase: MRRTLLLIPHEIAGLPIFGFGWALILLALALVIRAVMIQRRGGSVGSFIATEGLMWGLFAAAVAFILPSVELKNVDGEPVGMAIRGYGVMLLLGVLSAVGLAMIRAKRRGINPDVILNMAPWVFIGGIGGARLFYVVQYHDHFIGDSLVETVRRMLTFTEGGLVVYGSFIGGFLAGSFYIVRHHLPLLKLGDAIVPCMFLGLFFGRIGCLMNGCCYGGQCEDYWAALHFPPGSPVYQDQALQGDLIGLRFDPTSGEVSEVASDSLAEFAGIKVGSVVEQIRLDDRYQAGFSKDLPREQSPRGVVAMIDGKIYRWTPQQLPQRAIPVQPAQLISSVSGLSVCLLLCALSLVLRRDGAIMLLGFAAYAVLRFVLEMIRVDEQGQFGTDLSISQWVSIGVLICTTVAAVWLYRRNPSDAGHSVAEPT; the protein is encoded by the coding sequence ATGCGGCGCACCCTGCTTCTGATCCCACACGAAATCGCCGGATTGCCCATCTTTGGGTTTGGTTGGGCATTGATCCTGTTGGCGTTGGCCCTCGTAATTCGCGCCGTGATGATCCAACGTCGCGGAGGTTCGGTCGGCAGTTTTATTGCGACCGAAGGTTTGATGTGGGGACTGTTTGCGGCCGCCGTCGCGTTTATCCTGCCCAGCGTCGAACTCAAAAACGTCGATGGCGAACCCGTCGGCATGGCGATCCGCGGCTACGGGGTGATGCTGCTGTTGGGGGTGTTGTCGGCCGTCGGATTGGCGATGATCCGCGCGAAACGACGTGGGATCAATCCTGACGTGATTCTGAACATGGCACCATGGGTCTTTATCGGCGGCATTGGCGGCGCCCGATTGTTTTACGTGGTTCAGTATCACGACCACTTTATCGGCGACTCGCTGGTCGAAACGGTGCGACGAATGTTGACGTTCACGGAAGGCGGATTGGTCGTTTACGGATCGTTCATCGGCGGCTTTTTGGCGGGCAGCTTCTACATCGTGCGTCATCACTTGCCGTTGCTGAAATTAGGCGACGCGATCGTGCCTTGTATGTTCCTTGGTTTGTTTTTCGGCCGCATCGGCTGTTTGATGAACGGTTGTTGCTATGGCGGTCAATGCGAAGATTATTGGGCCGCACTTCACTTCCCGCCTGGCAGCCCGGTCTATCAAGACCAAGCACTGCAGGGCGATCTGATTGGACTGCGTTTTGATCCGACATCGGGTGAGGTGTCCGAAGTTGCCAGCGACAGTCTGGCTGAGTTTGCGGGGATCAAAGTGGGCAGCGTTGTCGAACAGATCCGTTTGGACGACCGTTATCAAGCTGGTTTTTCAAAAGACCTGCCACGCGAACAATCGCCTCGCGGCGTGGTCGCCATGATCGATGGAAAGATCTATCGCTGGACGCCTCAGCAGCTTCCGCAGCGGGCCATACCGGTACAACCGGCCCAACTGATTAGCAGCGTGTCAGGATTGAGTGTTTGTTTGCTGCTGTGCGCGTTGTCGTTGGTGTTGCGGCGAGACGGAGCGATCATGTTGCTAGGGTTCGCGGCCTACGCGGTGCTGCGGTTTGTGCTGGAAATGATCCGCGTGGACGAGCAGGGACAATTTGGCACCGACCTTTCGATTTCTCAGTGGGTCAGCATCGGCGTCCTAATATGCACGACTGTGGCGGCAGTTTGGCTGTATCGCCGCAATCCGAGTGATGCAGGGCATTCGGTCGCCGAACCGACCTGA
- a CDS encoding methyltransferase domain-containing protein, with product MSFDRVREPVWIDDPSIDAAEFQRVRMDELRLNQLTRVADALYPLITRYQSNTLGRPLTVLDVSSGNGDLAVRWAVKAARERRDLRITTVDPNRHAIEEQQRLADRSGVEVRSIQLDCFRSPLPLGFDVVISTMLMHRLDDSQAFRLLQSMQGSCQQAMIVCDFKRSRLNCALVNVASRLLVRSAVCRHDAMARIHSSFSEREIARIARSALGRPVRIRRLLPYHFVLVADEAVQTEMVPAFA from the coding sequence ATGAGTTTCGATCGAGTACGCGAACCGGTATGGATTGACGATCCATCGATCGACGCAGCTGAATTTCAGCGGGTGCGGATGGACGAGTTACGGTTGAACCAACTGACTCGGGTGGCTGATGCGTTGTACCCGCTGATCACGCGATACCAATCCAATACGTTGGGGCGTCCATTGACCGTGTTGGATGTCTCGAGCGGCAATGGCGATTTGGCGGTTCGTTGGGCGGTCAAAGCCGCACGCGAACGCCGCGACCTTCGCATCACAACGGTCGACCCCAATCGTCATGCGATCGAAGAACAGCAGCGATTGGCAGATCGTTCGGGGGTCGAAGTACGCAGCATTCAATTGGACTGTTTTCGATCGCCGCTGCCACTCGGTTTTGACGTTGTGATCAGCACCATGCTGATGCACCGATTGGACGACTCACAAGCGTTTCGATTGTTGCAATCGATGCAAGGATCGTGTCAACAAGCGATGATCGTCTGTGATTTCAAACGCAGTCGATTGAATTGTGCACTGGTGAACGTGGCCTCGCGGCTATTGGTCCGTTCCGCCGTTTGCCGACATGACGCGATGGCCCGGATTCATTCATCGTTCAGCGAGCGCGAGATCGCTCGCATCGCCCGCAGTGCCCTTGGCCGCCCCGTTCGCATTCGGCGTTTGCTGCCGTACCACTTTGTATTGGTGGCGGACGAAGCGGTGCAAACCGAAATGGTCCCCGCGTTCGCGTGA
- a CDS encoding DUF2141 domain-containing protein produces the protein MQNQDDANMTDSLNTREQQSLWAQNHGNVLMMFLAGLIVLGSAILLYRQSRFVAPRFPQTSLIGDANLLNQASGEGYSQANGFVSLIVTGADQEEGNLIVAVYDSAESFANRANPLMTEQTTLRSGTAELQLPLGDIGSEIAIVAFEDANANGEFDPKSGERIGFSGSLERSEMDADDAFAKAMLQRPFATEALMIELR, from the coding sequence ATGCAGAACCAAGACGACGCGAACATGACGGATTCGCTCAACACTCGCGAGCAACAAAGCTTGTGGGCCCAAAATCACGGCAATGTGCTGATGATGTTTTTGGCGGGATTGATCGTATTGGGTTCGGCGATCTTGCTGTATCGGCAATCGCGGTTCGTCGCGCCGCGGTTCCCACAAACGTCGCTGATCGGTGATGCCAACTTGCTGAACCAAGCGTCCGGTGAGGGGTACTCGCAAGCAAACGGTTTTGTCTCGCTGATCGTCACCGGAGCAGACCAAGAAGAGGGGAACTTGATCGTGGCCGTCTATGATTCGGCGGAATCATTTGCGAATCGAGCAAATCCGCTGATGACCGAGCAAACGACGCTTCGTAGCGGAACGGCAGAGTTGCAGTTGCCGCTTGGGGATATCGGCTCGGAGATCGCCATCGTCGCGTTCGAAGACGCCAATGCAAACGGGGAATTTGATCCCAAGTCGGGAGAGCGAATCGGGTTCTCAGGGTCACTCGAGCGTAGCGAGATGGACGCGGACGATGCGTTTGCAAAAGCGATGTTGCAGCGCCCTTTTGCGACCGAAGCCTTGATGATCGAGCTGCGTTAA
- a CDS encoding MerR family transcriptional regulator, which yields MPRLNEPIDSNDLAETELAETAGLSDGAAENETESGALRNLKIALVGRFGSMTRREAANLLRSYGATIVEQRSADVDWVVIGADQSPVLESDLLTESTRHAIATGTREIVYESELWQRLGLVDFKQSAQRYYTPAMLAHLLGISVRVVRRWQRLGLITPVETMHRLPYFDFAEVAVAKRLANWIASGESPKAIEQRLAQWVELLPDIHRPLEQLSILVEGELVLLRHGEGLVEPGGQLRFDFDALDEEQTESTDDDFAAGHVLSMVREDDTSFPVGNRALDDSDELLMAAYQAEDEDDLQRAIDFYHAILARDGPRADINFQMGELLYRIGETIASRERYYSAIEIDPEFVEARASLGIVLAETGQPELGVASFQGALQIFEDYSDVHYHLAKTLDSLGRTDEANHHWARFLELFPDSPWADEARLRLAETK from the coding sequence ATGCCACGCTTGAACGAGCCCATCGACTCTAATGACTTGGCGGAAACTGAATTGGCGGAGACCGCTGGATTGTCCGATGGGGCGGCCGAGAATGAAACGGAATCTGGGGCACTTCGCAATTTGAAGATTGCCTTGGTCGGGCGTTTCGGCAGCATGACGCGTCGCGAAGCCGCCAATCTGCTGCGATCCTATGGCGCGACGATCGTCGAACAGCGATCCGCCGACGTCGATTGGGTGGTGATTGGCGCCGATCAATCCCCCGTGCTTGAATCGGACTTGTTGACCGAGTCCACTCGGCATGCGATCGCTACCGGAACTCGCGAAATCGTGTACGAGTCCGAACTTTGGCAACGGCTCGGGCTGGTAGATTTCAAACAGTCGGCCCAGCGTTACTACACGCCGGCAATGTTGGCCCACTTGCTGGGGATTTCCGTTCGGGTGGTCCGCCGCTGGCAACGGTTGGGATTGATCACGCCAGTCGAAACGATGCACCGCCTGCCCTACTTCGATTTTGCCGAAGTCGCGGTCGCCAAGCGATTGGCCAATTGGATCGCTTCCGGCGAGAGCCCCAAAGCGATCGAACAACGATTGGCACAGTGGGTGGAACTGCTACCCGACATCCACCGGCCACTTGAGCAGCTGTCGATCTTGGTCGAAGGCGAATTGGTGCTGTTACGGCACGGCGAAGGGTTAGTGGAACCGGGAGGGCAGTTGCGTTTCGATTTCGACGCTCTCGATGAAGAGCAAACCGAATCAACCGACGACGACTTTGCGGCGGGGCACGTTTTGTCGATGGTACGCGAAGACGACACGTCGTTCCCGGTCGGCAATCGAGCGCTGGATGATTCGGACGAGTTGCTGATGGCGGCGTATCAAGCCGAAGACGAAGACGATCTGCAGCGAGCGATCGATTTCTATCACGCGATCCTTGCCCGCGATGGCCCTCGCGCGGACATCAATTTCCAGATGGGCGAACTGCTGTACCGGATCGGAGAAACGATTGCGTCACGTGAACGCTACTACAGCGCGATCGAGATCGATCCCGAGTTTGTCGAGGCACGCGCCAGCCTGGGGATCGTGCTGGCAGAAACCGGGCAACCCGAACTTGGCGTGGCCTCGTTCCAAGGTGCCCTGCAGATTTTCGAAGACTACTCGGACGTGCATTATCACCTGGCAAAAACGCTCGATTCGCTCGGGCGAACCGATGAAGCGAATCACCACTGGGCACGTTTCTTGGAACTGTTTCCCGATAGCCCCTGGGCCGACGAAGCACGTTTGCGGCTTGCGGAAACCAAGTAG
- a CDS encoding sugar phosphate isomerase/epimerase family protein: METWPIGVFASVDAGLGVGWNVISELKVPTIQLHAPHRDNRTAETAESLRAQLGELGVRCTAIFGGFEGESYADIPTVVKTIGLVPAETRQSRLQEMCEISDFAKQLGCDTVALHLGFVPEDSSDEGYAEIVEVTRKLCDHCSDNHQYLHLETGQETAEGLLEFIQQVKRENLKINFDPANMILYGSGEPIDALKKVAKHVRSIHCKDATWSDQPGKTWGAEVPLGEGAVDIRKYLQTLKEIGYTGPLTIEREIPQDPERQKQEISHAIELLNKLKGELLD, translated from the coding sequence ATGGAAACTTGGCCCATCGGTGTGTTCGCTTCAGTCGATGCGGGACTCGGAGTCGGTTGGAACGTGATCTCGGAATTGAAAGTTCCCACGATTCAATTGCATGCCCCCCATCGAGACAATCGGACCGCGGAAACGGCCGAGTCGCTACGAGCCCAGCTGGGCGAACTCGGTGTCCGCTGTACCGCAATCTTCGGTGGTTTCGAGGGCGAAAGCTACGCAGACATTCCAACCGTCGTCAAAACCATCGGTCTGGTGCCCGCTGAAACGCGGCAAAGTCGCCTGCAAGAAATGTGCGAAATCTCGGACTTTGCCAAGCAACTCGGTTGCGATACCGTCGCATTGCATTTGGGGTTTGTGCCCGAGGATTCCAGCGACGAAGGCTATGCCGAAATCGTCGAGGTTACCCGAAAACTGTGCGACCATTGCAGCGACAACCATCAATACCTGCATCTGGAAACCGGCCAGGAAACAGCCGAAGGGTTGCTCGAATTTATTCAGCAAGTCAAACGCGAAAACCTAAAGATCAATTTCGACCCTGCCAACATGATTCTCTACGGCAGCGGTGAACCGATCGATGCGTTGAAAAAGGTGGCCAAGCATGTTCGCAGTATCCACTGCAAGGATGCCACTTGGAGCGACCAACCTGGAAAAACCTGGGGAGCCGAAGTTCCGCTGGGTGAGGGTGCCGTCGACATTCGCAAGTACCTGCAAACGCTGAAAGAGATCGGCTACACCGGCCCGCTGACCATCGAACGCGAAATCCCCCAAGACCCCGAACGCCAAAAGCAAGAGATCAGCCACGCCATCGAGCTGCTCAATAAGTTGAAGGGTGAATTGCTTGATTGA
- the rfbB gene encoding dTDP-glucose 4,6-dehydratase, which yields MKILVTGGCGFIGTNLVRHLLADTDHDVVNLDKLTYAGNPHSLADVADSPRYSFVQADLADPVVVAEVMQTVAPDAVMHLAAESHVDRSIDGPSEFIQTNVVGTFNLLDSSLRHYNQLPAERRETFRFLHVSTDEVYGSLGDTGMFTETTRYDPHSPYSATKAASDHLARAWKTTYGLPVLITNCSNNYGPYHFPEKLIPLMIIKCLSEEPLPVYGKGLNVRDWLYVEDHARALVTVLTRGTPGETYNVGGNSERRNIDLVNAIVGILDEIRPRENGKSYSDLITYVKDRPGHDFRYAIDSSKIQKELGWKPQRTLEERLRETVQWYLDNESWWRDILDGKYQMQRLGVGE from the coding sequence ATGAAAATCCTTGTAACCGGCGGATGCGGTTTTATCGGCACGAACTTGGTGCGTCATTTATTGGCGGACACCGATCACGACGTCGTGAACCTGGACAAATTGACGTATGCCGGCAATCCCCATTCGCTTGCCGATGTCGCCGACTCGCCACGCTATTCGTTTGTCCAGGCGGACCTAGCCGATCCCGTCGTGGTTGCAGAGGTGATGCAAACCGTCGCCCCAGATGCCGTGATGCATCTGGCCGCCGAGTCGCACGTCGACCGATCGATCGATGGCCCCTCGGAATTCATTCAAACCAACGTGGTGGGAACGTTCAACCTACTCGACAGCAGTCTGAGACATTACAACCAGTTGCCGGCCGAGCGACGCGAGACGTTCCGGTTCTTGCACGTTTCGACCGACGAAGTCTATGGATCGCTGGGCGATACCGGGATGTTTACCGAGACAACTCGCTACGACCCCCACTCGCCTTATTCGGCAACCAAGGCCGCGTCGGACCATCTGGCGCGTGCCTGGAAAACCACCTACGGGTTGCCCGTGTTGATCACAAACTGCTCGAACAATTACGGCCCGTATCATTTTCCGGAAAAGTTGATTCCGTTGATGATCATCAAGTGTTTGAGTGAAGAACCGCTGCCGGTTTATGGCAAGGGGCTGAACGTACGCGATTGGTTGTACGTCGAGGATCACGCGCGGGCGCTGGTCACCGTGCTGACGCGAGGCACCCCGGGTGAAACCTACAACGTGGGCGGCAATAGTGAGCGCCGCAACATCGACTTGGTCAACGCGATCGTGGGCATCCTGGATGAAATCCGACCTCGTGAGAACGGAAAAAGCTACAGTGATCTGATCACCTACGTCAAAGATCGACCGGGACATGATTTTCGTTATGCGATCGATTCCAGCAAGATTCAAAAGGAATTGGGCTGGAAACCACAGCGAACGCTCGAAGAGCGGTTACGCGAAACGGTCCAGTGGTATCTCGATAACGAATCGTGGTGGCGCGATATCTTAGACGGAAAGTATCAAATGCAGCGATTGGGCGTCGGCGAGTGA
- a CDS encoding EF-hand domain-containing protein, which translates to MSTTRNIAAVFCISLASAAGLSAPALGQGPDRGRGGGDRGDRGDRGGGDRGDRGGGDRGGGDRGRGGPPGGGRGGFDPASMLQRLDTNGNGVLDPDEQQGPAQFIISRVQQSDSSVVPGRPVPLDKITKAFERMREEREGGGGDRDRDRDRGSSRNSSEEAWTAELLVPGFGVEIDPVPLLGFGAASEMMSVAISDKDKQEAAERMREYDRNRDGYLSKEELARGRFGGDPLDFDRNRDGRLSADELAVRYARRREVSEVNEAERRREESRRRDQDRKKTVEDVDYYNGRKSYRIVSTGSLPEGTPGFFADKDANGDGQVEMAEFASEWSDEKVAEFFRSDLNGDGIITLEEARQAVEMGTHTSTQTASTSSSSSSGSASASSSTSSASVSGAKPDEKLIKYAERIISRYDKNKDQALTASEWSTMLMSPAAADGNRDGRVTVIEYASWMQSRSK; encoded by the coding sequence ATGAGTACTACACGCAATATCGCCGCCGTTTTCTGTATTTCGCTAGCATCCGCTGCCGGGCTATCCGCGCCGGCGCTGGGCCAAGGTCCCGATCGGGGCCGAGGTGGAGGGGACCGTGGCGATCGCGGCGACCGTGGCGGTGGGGATCGTGGTGATCGCGGCGGGGGTGACCGTGGCGGCGGTGACCGAGGCCGAGGTGGGCCTCCCGGGGGCGGCCGCGGTGGTTTTGATCCCGCATCGATGTTGCAGCGTTTGGATACCAACGGAAACGGGGTGCTCGATCCGGATGAGCAACAGGGACCAGCCCAATTTATCATCAGTCGGGTTCAGCAGAGCGACAGCAGCGTCGTTCCCGGCAGACCCGTTCCTTTGGACAAAATCACCAAAGCGTTCGAGCGGATGCGTGAAGAACGCGAAGGGGGTGGCGGAGACCGTGATCGCGATCGCGACCGAGGCAGCAGCCGCAATAGCAGCGAGGAAGCTTGGACCGCAGAATTGTTGGTTCCTGGATTCGGTGTCGAAATCGATCCGGTGCCACTGCTCGGTTTTGGTGCCGCTTCTGAAATGATGTCGGTGGCAATCAGCGATAAAGACAAACAGGAAGCCGCCGAGCGAATGCGCGAGTACGATCGCAATCGCGATGGTTACCTCAGCAAAGAAGAATTGGCACGCGGACGTTTTGGTGGCGATCCCCTCGATTTCGACCGTAACCGCGATGGCCGGCTTTCCGCAGACGAATTGGCAGTTCGCTACGCACGACGACGCGAAGTCAGCGAAGTGAACGAAGCCGAGCGGCGACGCGAAGAAAGCCGTCGACGTGACCAAGACCGCAAAAAAACGGTCGAAGACGTTGATTATTACAATGGACGCAAATCGTATCGCATCGTTTCCACTGGTTCGCTGCCCGAAGGCACGCCTGGATTCTTTGCCGACAAAGACGCAAACGGGGATGGGCAAGTCGAAATGGCGGAATTCGCCAGCGAATGGTCCGACGAAAAGGTCGCTGAATTTTTTCGCTCTGATCTGAATGGCGATGGCATCATCACGCTTGAAGAGGCGCGGCAAGCGGTCGAGATGGGCACGCACACATCGACTCAAACCGCATCGACGAGTTCCTCGAGCTCTTCGGGTTCTGCTTCGGCATCGTCCTCGACATCATCAGCGAGCGTATCGGGAGCCAAACCAGACGAGAAATTGATCAAGTATGCCGAGCGAATTATTTCACGCTACGACAAGAACAAGGATCAAGCGTTGACCGCGTCCGAATGGTCGACGATGTTGATGAGTCCCGCTGCTGCAGACGGAAATCGCGACGGCCGTGTGACGGTCATCGAGTACGCGTCGTGGATGCAATCACGATCGAAGTAG
- a CDS encoding serine/threonine protein kinase, with protein sequence MNPLNLFRRSTRPSTAPQAHMTWASRSISNTVTRTGVFLKEKLWIWPIIAVLILSVIGFGVRHAIETTIKANVSSGLQSLVTLETEMLKKWFAVQESTAESLANDAQVRQTVYQILQPGAVTNSSPSGGSAKDLHSQLATELAAAMAAHDYVGFIVADKSKRIVSSSHAALIGEQDIPEYESFLDRALDGDTIVSPPFPSVVMLKSDDGRNRMGVPTMYVCAPIRDTSFQIIGVLGMQIRPDREFTQILQLGQVGSSGETYAFDSEGLMISNSRFDEQLILLGLLPDRPQSRSMLELMVRDPGVDMTQGDRPEVRRSQLPLTKNAAEALAGGSGIDVDGYRDYRGVTVIGAWTWMPKYGIGVTTEVEAAQAFRPLVILQRTFLLIYLLLILSAIAIFVFMVVVARLQRQARAAVIEAQQLGQYTLEGKLGEGGMGVVYKGRHSMMRRPTAIKLLHADRIDENSIKHFEREVQITCQLNHFNTIAIYDYGRTPEGVFYYAMEYLDGIDLQELVRKYGPQPESRVIHILLQICNSLYEAHSKGLVHRDIKPANVMLNRRGCEPDVVKVLDFGLVKAMEPQTPVAMQGRGTLTGTPLYMSPEAIQAPLSVDARTDIYAVGAVAYFLLTGEPVFAADGLTELCQKHIDEAPVPPSNRGNTHVSSDLEDAILSCLEKSRAKRPQTARDLAQLLLRCKEAKRWTMEDGDRWWGRHERSSGATSRSDVSTNASAAVEATLDLTQLANEPDDPS encoded by the coding sequence ATGAATCCGCTCAATCTGTTTCGACGCTCGACCCGTCCATCGACCGCGCCGCAGGCTCACATGACGTGGGCCTCGCGAAGCATTTCGAACACGGTGACGCGAACCGGCGTGTTCCTAAAAGAAAAGCTTTGGATTTGGCCCATCATCGCCGTGCTGATCCTGTCGGTGATCGGTTTCGGCGTCCGGCACGCGATCGAAACCACGATCAAAGCCAACGTCAGTTCGGGGCTTCAGTCATTGGTGACGCTGGAAACCGAGATGCTCAAAAAATGGTTCGCGGTCCAAGAATCGACCGCCGAATCGTTGGCAAACGACGCTCAAGTCCGGCAAACGGTCTACCAGATTCTGCAGCCTGGTGCGGTCACGAACTCGTCGCCGAGTGGCGGTAGCGCAAAGGATTTGCATTCGCAATTGGCCACCGAATTGGCGGCCGCGATGGCGGCGCATGACTACGTTGGATTCATCGTCGCCGACAAATCGAAACGCATCGTGTCCTCGTCGCATGCGGCCTTGATTGGCGAACAAGACATCCCCGAGTACGAATCGTTCTTGGACCGCGCGCTTGATGGCGATACGATTGTCTCGCCCCCCTTTCCCAGCGTGGTGATGCTGAAAAGTGACGACGGACGCAATCGCATGGGGGTTCCCACGATGTACGTCTGCGCCCCGATCCGCGACACGTCGTTCCAAATCATCGGCGTGTTGGGAATGCAGATTCGGCCCGACCGCGAATTCACTCAAATCCTGCAACTCGGCCAAGTTGGATCGTCGGGCGAAACCTATGCCTTTGATTCCGAAGGCCTAATGATCTCGAACAGTCGGTTTGATGAGCAATTGATTCTGCTCGGCTTGTTGCCTGATCGCCCGCAGTCTCGATCGATGCTTGAATTGATGGTGCGTGACCCCGGTGTCGATATGACGCAAGGCGATCGTCCAGAGGTGCGGCGATCGCAGTTGCCGCTGACCAAAAATGCAGCAGAGGCACTCGCCGGAGGCTCCGGAATCGACGTTGATGGTTACCGTGACTATCGCGGGGTGACCGTGATCGGCGCTTGGACTTGGATGCCAAAATATGGAATCGGCGTGACCACCGAGGTCGAAGCGGCCCAAGCGTTCCGACCTTTGGTGATTTTGCAGCGAACGTTTCTATTGATCTACCTGCTGTTGATCCTTAGCGCGATCGCAATCTTCGTTTTCATGGTCGTGGTCGCTCGCCTGCAACGGCAAGCCCGTGCGGCGGTGATCGAAGCGCAGCAATTAGGCCAGTACACCCTCGAAGGCAAACTTGGCGAAGGAGGCATGGGGGTCGTCTACAAAGGTCGGCATTCAATGATGCGGCGGCCCACCGCGATCAAGCTATTGCATGCCGATCGTATCGATGAAAACTCAATCAAACATTTTGAACGCGAAGTCCAGATCACTTGCCAATTGAATCATTTCAATACGATTGCGATCTACGACTATGGTCGCACGCCCGAAGGGGTGTTTTATTATGCGATGGAATACCTTGATGGCATCGATTTGCAAGAACTCGTTCGCAAATATGGTCCCCAGCCCGAATCGCGTGTGATTCACATTCTGCTGCAAATCTGCAACTCGCTTTACGAGGCGCATTCTAAAGGCCTGGTGCATCGCGACATCAAACCCGCCAACGTGATGTTGAACCGCCGCGGCTGTGAACCCGACGTGGTCAAAGTGCTCGATTTCGGTTTGGTCAAAGCAATGGAACCGCAAACGCCGGTCGCGATGCAAGGTAGGGGGACGCTGACCGGGACGCCGCTTTACATGTCCCCCGAAGCAATCCAAGCGCCGCTGTCGGTCGATGCTCGCACCGATATCTACGCCGTCGGCGCGGTCGCCTATTTTCTGCTGACCGGAGAACCCGTCTTCGCGGCGGACGGGTTAACGGAATTGTGTCAAAAACATATCGACGAAGCACCAGTGCCTCCATCGAACCGCGGCAACACCCATGTTTCGAGTGATCTGGAAGATGCAATTTTGAGCTGTCTTGAAAAGTCGCGGGCCAAGCGACCGCAGACGGCGCGTGATCTCGCACAATTGCTGTTGCGTTGCAAAGAAGCGAAACGCTGGACAATGGAAGACGGCGACCGATGGTGGGGACGCCACGAACGAAGCTCCGGCGCTACCAGTCGCAGTGACGTCTCCACAAACGCTTCCGCCGCCGTGGAAGCCACGTTGGATCTAACACAACTGGCCAACGAACCCGACGATCCATCCTAA